GTCCTCATCAAAGAAAACCACATCGTCGCCGCAGGCGGCGTGCGCCAGGCCGTTGAGAAGGCATCCTATGGCACTCACCACCTGATGAAGGTTGGCGTCGAAGTGACTACGCTTGACGAATTGCGCGAAGCACTCGATGCCGGCGCGGGCGCGATCCTGCTCGACAACATGACGCTGGAACAAATTCGCGATTCCGTTGAAATCGCCCAAGGCACCCACGTCGTGCTCGAAGCCAGCGGCAATATGTCGCTCGAACGCGTGCGGGCCATTGCGGAAACCGGCGTGCACATCATTTCTATCGGCGCTCTCACTCATTCGGCCCCCGCCGTAGACCTGTCGCTAGAAATCGAGAATGTCTAGAGGATTCCAACAAGACTCCCTCTTGGCAACCCCGCTCAACACCTCATTTGTGGGCTCTCGTGTGTTGATGTATGAAGAAGTGGAATCGACAAACGACCGCGCGCTTCACCTGGGTGGCGAAGGGACCGTCATTATTGCAGACCGCCAGACCTCCGGACGGGGCCGTCATGGCCGTTCGTGGGACAGCCAAGCCGGCCTGGGCCTCTGGTTCAGCGTAGCCTTTGAGACCCCTATCGACGGACTGGCCTTTGCCGCGCCACTGGCTGTACGCGATGCGGTGAAACCGATTTGTGCCTGCACGGTCAAATGGCCGAATGATGTCCTTGCCGGGGGCCGCAAGATCTGCGGAATACTCGTTGAAAGCCGAAACAATCGCACCGCCCTGGGGATCGGCATCAACGTGCGCCACAAACCCGAGGACTTCCCCCCGGAGCTTAAGGACAAGGCAACGTCTATCGAATGCCTCGCGGGACGCGACGTCGACCGGGGAGCCCTTCTCCGAGACGTTTTGACGGAACTCGACCGGAGAATTATGGTATTAAGGCAGGGCGGCCTGGAAGCTGTCCGCAGGGAATGGGTAGAAGCCTGTGCCATCATGGGCCGTCGCGTGCGGTGCGGCGATCACGTGGGTGTTGTGAAAGAGATTACTCCGGAAGGCGGTCTCGTGCTGGAAACCGAAAGCGGCGTCCGGCAGTTGCTCCTGGGCGAAATCGTAGAGATGAACGGAGCCTGAAATTATGCTGCTCGTAATGGACGTCGGCAATTCCCATACGGTCCTGGGTCTCTTCGAAGGCACGGAATTGCGCGCTAATTGGCGTGTCGTCACCACGACGCACCGCACCAGCGACGAATTGCGCATCTTGTTCAGCATGCTGTTTCAACAAGAGAACATCGATCCGCGCTCCGTGCGCGGATGCTGCATATCCAGCGTCGTGCCGCAAGTCAACCACTCTCTCGAAAAGGCGGCTAGAGAAGGGTTCAAGACGACGCCACTTTTCGTCGGACCCGGCATCCGCACCGGCATCGTCATCAAAGTCGACAACCCCAAAGAGGTGGGGGCCGATCGCATTGTCAATGCTGTCGCTGCGGTCGACGAACATGGCGGTCCACTAATCATCGTTGATTTCGGCACGGCCACCACCTTCGACGTGGTTTCCGAAGCTTCCGAGTTCCGTGGCGGCGTCATCGTTCCCGGCATTCAGATTTCCTCCGACGCCCTCTTCGAACGGTGCGCCATGCTTCCACAAGTCGAAATTGCCAGGCCCGCCAATGTGATCGGGCGCGATACGATCTCTTACATCCGATCCGGTCTCACCTTCGGTTATACCGACATGGTCGATGGACTCATTGGCCGTATCGCTGAAGAAATGGGCTGCAATCCGAAGGTCGTCGCCACGGGCGGTTTTGCGGGTTTCATCTCGCAAATCTCCAAGCGCATTACACATGTCGATCCCTTGCTTACACTGAAAGGGCTGCGGCTCATCTACACCAAGAATGAGAGGGTACCTGCGTGAAGCGAAGTTTAGTCGTAATCGCGGTCATTGCCGCGGCCATTGCAGGCTGCACGAAACCTGCAGCAACGCCGTCCCAACCGGCTCCAGCTCCGACCCAGCAACCAGGTACGCAACCCGCAACGCCTGCTCCCGCCCAGCCTGAAACGGTGCCAACCGCCTCGGCGCCGTCGGATCAGGTCACGATGACGGGCAATCTCACGTTCAAGCTCTTCGAGACGTCTGTCGAAGGTGAACAACAAAAACCCACTTTCGAAGTAACCTCGCCACAGGGCTCGCTGCTCGAAGACAACGTGTGGGCGCTTAAGAACGCTTCCGCCGTCGTATTCGGAAAGAACGGCGAGGAAACCCGCTTCGAAGCCGGCAGCGCCCGCTTTGACAACGTGAACAAGACGGCGGAACTTTCCGAGGGCGTCGTAATCACCATGGGGACACGCCGCATTGAGCTCCAGGATGTGACATGGAACAACGATAAACGTGAGGCCGTCTCGGAAAACGAGGCCACCGTCACCGACGGCGATACTCAGTTGAAGTCCAAGGGGATGGAGTTCCATGCCGAGACGCAGCAACTCCTGCTGCGGAACGTGGTCGGCAAGGTCAGCATGCAGGGAGGCGCCACCCAATGAGACGAGTCTATGTCGTTCTGATGGCCACCTGCACAGTCGGCGTGTGCGCTTTCGCGCAGGCCGGCAACTACGAATCCATCGAGATTCTAAAACCCGCCCCCCTGGTCGAATTCAACGGCGGACAACTCAAACAGATATCGGGCGGCGTTGAAATCGCGCTGCACTCCAAAGATGCCGCCGGACAATCCATGCGCCTGGGTTCCCAGGACATGGCGTTCGAATGGCCCAAGGAAGGCGGCACAAGCCCCACGTCCATCCGCATGAAATCGAAGGTAAGCGTGGACAGTCCTCAAGGCAAGATCACCGCCAACAACGCCGACCTCGACATCAAGGGCAATCGACTCACGTTCTCCGGCGCCGTCCGGGGTTCTTCCGAGCAGATCGAAAGTTTTGAGGCCGAAAAGATCGTATACAACCTGGATTCGGGCGATTCCGATATGACGAATCTCCGCGCGCGCGGAATCCGGCTGGGCGATAGCTCCGGTTACTCGCGTATGAATATCGACCGTGCGGCCACCGTGAAGTTTGCCAACGGCCAGGCAAAACACTTGGGCGGCGGCGTCTCCATCGTCCTCGATTCGACACAAGAAGGCGGGAAGCCTCTCAAACTCAGCGCGTCCGAAGTGGGCATTGCGTGGGGAGGCAACGGCCAACCCTCTGCCATCGAACTGCGCGGCAATGTGCGCGTCATTAGTCCTCAGGGAGACATCACATCCGAGCGCGCCGATTTCAGTCTCGCGAAGGAAAGCATTGACTTTTCGGGCAACG
This sequence is a window from Candidatus Hydrogenedentota bacterium. Protein-coding genes within it:
- a CDS encoding type III pantothenate kinase, encoding MLLVMDVGNSHTVLGLFEGTELRANWRVVTTTHRTSDELRILFSMLFQQENIDPRSVRGCCISSVVPQVNHSLEKAAREGFKTTPLFVGPGIRTGIVIKVDNPKEVGADRIVNAVAAVDEHGGPLIIVDFGTATTFDVVSEASEFRGGVIVPGIQISSDALFERCAMLPQVEIARPANVIGRDTISYIRSGLTFGYTDMVDGLIGRIAEEMGCNPKVVATGGFAGFISQISKRITHVDPLLTLKGLRLIYTKNERVPA
- a CDS encoding LPS export ABC transporter periplasmic protein LptC; amino-acid sequence: MKRSLVVIAVIAAAIAGCTKPAATPSQPAPAPTQQPGTQPATPAPAQPETVPTASAPSDQVTMTGNLTFKLFETSVEGEQQKPTFEVTSPQGSLLEDNVWALKNASAVVFGKNGEETRFEAGSARFDNVNKTAELSEGVVITMGTRRIELQDVTWNNDKREAVSENEATVTDGDTQLKSKGMEFHAETQQLLLRNVVGKVSMQGGATQ
- a CDS encoding biotin--[acetyl-CoA-carboxylase] ligase, with product MSRGFQQDSLLATPLNTSFVGSRVLMYEEVESTNDRALHLGGEGTVIIADRQTSGRGRHGRSWDSQAGLGLWFSVAFETPIDGLAFAAPLAVRDAVKPICACTVKWPNDVLAGGRKICGILVESRNNRTALGIGINVRHKPEDFPPELKDKATSIECLAGRDVDRGALLRDVLTELDRRIMVLRQGGLEAVRREWVEACAIMGRRVRCGDHVGVVKEITPEGGLVLETESGVRQLLLGEIVEMNGA